In the Ctenopharyngodon idella isolate HZGC_01 chromosome 4, HZGC01, whole genome shotgun sequence genome, one interval contains:
- the tigarb gene encoding fructose-2,6-bisphosphatase TIGAR B gives MLTFALTIVRHGETQYNRDKLLQGQGIDTLLSDTGHRQAAAAGRYLKDLHFTNVFVSNLQRAVQTAETILGNNLHSSATEMILDPLLRERGFGVAEGRPKEHLKNMANAAGQACRDYTPPGGETLEQVKTRFKKFLKSLYQRMLEEHGSSDQCSASSSGPSEPEQPVIAGLASDGVHKVPVHALIVSHGAFIRVSVRHLVEDLQCCLPAGLKMNQVFSPCPNTGISRFIITLHREESNLRAARIQCVFINRKDHLDDVKNSD, from the exons TGGAGAAACACAATACAACAGAGATAAATTGCTTCAAG GTCAGGGCATTGACACACTGCTGTCAGACACGGGACATCGGCAGGCGGCGGCAGCCGGACGCTACCTCAAAGATCTGCATTTCACCAATGTCTTCGTCAGTAACCTGCAAAGAGCCGTCcag ACAGCTGAAACCATTTTAGGAAACAACCTTCATTCTTCTGCGACTGAGATGATATTGGATCCTTTACTCAGAGAGCGG GGTTTTGGGGTGGCAGAGGGAAGACCTAAGGAACATCTGAAGAACATGGCGAACGCAGCGGGTCAGGCCTGCCGAGATTACACACCGCCCGGCGGAGAGACGCTGGAACAG GTAAAGACGCGCTTCAAGAAGTTCCTCAAATCCTTATACCAGCGCATGTTAGAGGAACACGGCTCATCCGACCAGTGTTCTGCATCCAGCTCTGGACCATCAGAACCAGAACAGCCTGTGATTGCTGGACTAGCCAGTGACGGAGTCCATAAAGTACCCGTCCACGCTCTGATCGTTAGTCACGGGGCGTTTATTCGTGTGTCTGTGCGGCACCTAGTGGAGGACCTGCAGTGCTGTCTGCCAGCAGGCCTGAAGATGAACCAGGTGTTCTCGCCGTGCCCGAACACTGGCATCAGCAGGTTCATCATCACCCTCCACAGAGAGGAGAGCAACCTGCGGGCCGCCCGCATTCAGTGTGTTTTTATCAACAGAAAAGACCACCTGGATGATGTCAAAAACTCTGATTGA